gacaataaggttgtggtctgttatttctcacctctatttatttattttatttaaaaacatttttgccgttaacaagcatgttatttcTGGAGAcataaatccacagtttgagaactgcaaaactaagcatctctgatggtatcttctagactgagcactgagtcccattgggtagatagaaagattaaccaaaataatctatacagaagcccctggaaccccataaaattgggtccctaatccatgaactattaaaACTCActcacaaaacttttcttaaacattacatgaatatattgtctcatattatagaattagaatttatgaTCTCTATTCCATGATAAAAtacctttgagctataatgtataggttttttcctcaaaaagcattttatcaaaaaatccaatttaaattaaaaaaaattattattattttaaaatcattgatttttatccccCCTGCCACAATGTTGATGACCAGATACTCAAGGACACAGATAGGTATAATATCCTATCAAGTAGCTGATTGTGAAAAGAGATGGATTTATggttgtacattttttttttttctcccctccttaTTGTCAGATTAAGCGAAAGTACTGTTTGCTTAAAGTATTGTTTTTTCAGGTCTGTAAAATTTTAGCTACATCACAAACCTGATTTAATGAaattaaattcttaaagtatTCTTTTTTGACTTTTAGTTGGAGGAGCCAGGCTAGCTTTTCTTTGCAACGGCAATTATACACTTTGGTACAAAGGTTTTATGCAACTTAAGTAACAGCATACAGAAGAAGCTCCCAGACTGGTATACGCAGCACTTTGAGTGGTCTGCAAAGCTTCTTCCATCACAATAAGAAGGCATGCGCAATTGAAACAAGAAGGATGCCTGCCATCCTGTGAAATTTCACTTGTGAATGTCAGTCTTCAGGTAGTGAAGTGTGGTGTCTGATGTAGTTTAGTCAAGCGTTCTTATGACTTCCAGAAGTTCTTTAGATTTGCTTTATGTTGTGACGGTTCCTCTTTGTGTTTTTTCTGATGAAGTTGTTAATGGTAACCTCATGCACTGGATCACAGGTATTTCCCTCACCAGTGAATGACTTATATCAGAAAGGTCTTTGGGGTCCCTTTCCTTCTTATTTGAAGGGCAATCATTTGTCTTTTTCCTCACAGAGTAAAAGCACTGCCTTTCTGCCATGCCATAGTCACCTGCTTTGTCATTATCCTTGCAGTTCTTGGCACTTGAATACCAAACCATGGGTATTTTCAGTCAGGTCCTTCAGGCAGTGtgcttaacattttttttctatgCCTACTCTTGTGGTTCTGTTGTTTCTTGTATTGTGATTCAGTGGCGGTGCAGAAATTGAAATCTGTTACTCTCTCTTTTTCAGTGAGTGTTTAGTGTGAAATCCAtaagcaaatttgcagatgaactCAGGCTAGAAATAAGAATAAACACACATggaaaaaagaataaaactaGAGTGGTCTAGAGAGAGAAATGCAGTGAATGCTGATATATCTAAGGACGATATCCTGTCCAAAAGCCAAGATTGTCTAGTGCATGAGCCTCGGGTTGGAGCTAGCATGTTTTCTTGCTGATGTATGATCACCCTTGCAGCATAACAGGGTCCCATCTGGAGCTGACAGTCACTCAGATTGACTTTCTTAGATGTCTTTAGTAATTAGATAAGGACTCTTTAGGGGTTAATTCCACTTCTCATGATTACTATAACTCTTCTAGCTGACATCTGTCTCCATGCATATAGTGGGCTATGTTCCGGATCTGGTTTATATATTGGGATCAGTAGTTGGAGGGACAGAGTTTACTCCCATGTCATGGACTGACCACTATGTCCCTCATTTTGATCTCTAGGTGTACTTTTTTCATTGGAGCATGAACTTGCTTTGGCATCCTGAACCAGTATTGTTTCCACTGATCACAAGGAGGTACAAACAACTGACTGTTCTTTCAGTAGCCTGGTAGGACATTAAAACCACCTGTTGTCATCACCGTGGATGATGATATAAGTACTCCTAAATACCTTTCCCACTTGATGACCTGTAACAAATGAAGCAGGAGGAAATATGGCTAGAAAGCTGGTAGCAGAAATCTTAAACTGAATCTGACTAACTGTGGCATTAAGCAGCATAGGTACAAAATGGGTGGGTGGTGGGGACAAGTGTTAGGCATCCATCACAATTGTGCCTTTTCATCTGGTCATCTTAATCCAGCTATAATACTTTTTCAGGTAACTAAGGGCTATAGCTGCAGCCAGGCATTTGCAAGGGATTGGGGAAGTTGGTCTGTGAGAATATTTCTGTATAAATCGTTAAAGAATGAAGATGCTTGTCACAGGCATGGAAGTAAGAGTGATATCTTTTTTTATCTCTGGATCCTAGAGCTAATGCCCAAGAAGCAATTTTGCAAACTGATCAAATCACCATCTGTGCCCATGCTTGCTTCTGCAATTTGGGTGGGAATAAAGTTGTTGTCAGCCACAGTATTTGAGGGGATTATTAGTACTAAGTAGTATTCAATACTAGTAATAAGTAGtattcaaatgaaaacaaaagagaaTTCTCCTAGGAGTTGCAAAGCCTATTTTACTCTTCTCACTGATTATCAGAGATCCTAGTTTTCCATGATAAAAAACCAAAAATTCTacgacttaaaaaaaaccccataaaaatCCACGTTTTTCCgcgattaaaatgaaatgctgaactttagttttCTTAGTCACAATATATATAGATCCGTTGAACACAGTCTTTTACTGAGATACAGTGGAACTCTGCTTATCTGATCTAATTGGCACCAGGGCCAGATGAGATAATCAAAAATTTGGATAATCTGGCGAATGGGCAAAGAACTTCAGCCCAAGGCAGTGGAGCTCCCACTGtcggctgaagcctgagccctgctgcctggggctcagAGCCCTGGTTCAGTTAATATGGATAATGGAGGCTCAGATAAACAGGGTTCCACTGTAGCTaatgtatgtttttattttttcacaaaactaAAGATTCTATATAAAAACACGAATTCCATGGTTTTCGATGGCAAATGAATTTCTAGAAGCCCCTGCTGATTATTACAGTTGAACTTTGGGAAGTGATTAAAGTGATCTAGTTATATAAAAGATTAAATAAACAGTAGTTTGTTGTTACCTTCTGTTTATGCAATGGTTTACTAATAATCTTCAGGAATATGAATGCTTGCTTGACTGTTTTCCATGTTTGATATTTATGTAcatatgtttgggttttttgcaggATACATATGGACTAAAAGATCACTCACTACTGCAATGGAAAAGTCATGGATGCTTTGGTCCTTTGTTGAAAGGTGGCTACTGGCTTTGGCATCATGGTCTTGGGGTCTCTGCCGTATTTCTCTTTTACCTTTGATAGTAACTTTTCATTTATATGGCGGCATTACTTTACTTATGTTAATATTTGTATCAATAGCAGGTATACTATATAAATTCCAGGATGTACTGCTTTACTTCCCAGAACAGCCCTCTTCTTCACGCCTTTATGTTCCTATGCCTACCGGTATACCACATGAAAACATCTTCATCAAAACCAAAGATGGAGTTCTTCTCAATCTTATTCTGTTGAGATACACTGGGGACAATGCAGTGTATTCTCCTACTATCATTTATTTTCATGGAAACGCAGGCAACATTGGTCACAGGTTACCAAATGCTTTGCTGATGCTGGTAAACCTGAAAGTAAACTTGCTGCTGGTTGATTATAGAGGTTATGGAAAAAGCGAAGGAGAAGCAAGTGAAGAAGGTCTATACTTAGATTCTGAGGCTGTGCTAGACTACGTGATGACTAGGTCTGACCTtgataaaacaaaaatctttctcTTTGGCCGTTCCTTGGGGGGAGCAGTGGCTGTTCATTTAGCTTCTGAAAATTCCCATAGGATTTCTGCCATAATGGTGGAGAACACATTTCTTAGCATTCCACATATGGCCagcactttgttttctttcttcccaATGAGATATCTTCCTTTGTGGTGCTACAAAAATCAATACCTGTCCTACAGAAAAATCTCTCAGTGCAGAATGCCTTCTCTCTTCATCTCTGGGCTATCTGACCAGTTAATTCCGCCAGTTATGATGAAGCAGCTTTATGAATTATCCCCATCTCGGACAAAGAGATTGGCCATATTTCCAGAGGGAACACATAATGACACTTGGCAGTGTCAAGGTTATTTCACTGCACTTGAACAGTTCATCAAAGAAGTAATAAAGAGTCACTCCCCTGAAGAAATGGCAAAAACATCATCTAACGTAACAATAATATAATTGATATTCCCTTTTTTCTGATAAAACTGCACTGTACCTTGATTTGTGAAAAATTGTAAAAGaatgtcaatttttaaatgtatattatgTCTGTACTTGCCTAAAGAGTGAAATTAAACTTGGAAAGGTCTAATACTTTATTATGATGATCCAGATAGTGTTTATATTTGCAACATTGTAAATGAATGAACAGTTCTACAGGTCTTTCCCATACACTTTTTGGATATGTTTATTCTTCCACTTGTTCAGTATATACAGTGAAGGCTATTGCAAACTTCTCGTGACTACATTATTACAATTTACATTAGTTTAAGATGACAGAAGGCTCTTCAGTATTCTCTGCTGTATGTATCAGCTATTTGGCCAATCATGAT
The Eretmochelys imbricata isolate rEreImb1 chromosome 1, rEreImb1.hap1, whole genome shotgun sequence DNA segment above includes these coding regions:
- the LOC144262903 gene encoding protein ABHD13 isoform X1, which encodes MEKSWMLWSFVERWLLALASWSWGLCRISLLPLIVTFHLYGGITLLMLIFVSIAGILYKFQDVLLYFPEQPSSSRLYVPMPTGIPHENIFIKTKDGVLLNLILLRYTGDNAVYSPTIIYFHGNAGNIGHRLPNALLMLVNLKVNLLLVDYRGYGKSEGEASEEGLYLDSEAVLDYVMTRSDLDKTKIFLFGRSLGGAVAVHLASENSHRISAIMVENTFLSIPHMASTLFSFFPMRYLPLWCYKNQYLSYRKISQCRMPSLFISGLSDQLIPPVMMKQLYELSPSRTKRLAIFPEGTHNDTWQCQGYFTALEQFIKEVIKSHSPEEMAKTSSNVTII